taacaaattattaattattatgttatttaattattcatGTATTATGTTAAGTTTCCGCATAACATAATCATATATCATATAAGTGGACCAAAAACATTCATTTTTATTAATTGAAGATTAAATAtagtaaatcaacaacaataacaacaacatcaacaacaaaaaaaaaaaaacttggtGTAATTCTACATATAAGATACGAGGGGTAATATGTATGAGGTCAAAAAAATATCAGTCAGGTAATAAGAAGACCGAAGCCGAAGAGTGACCAAAAGTGCTAACACTGACTCCAGTGAATTATTACTTCTGACTTGTCAAGAATGTGATCTGCTCCTCATTTGATCACTTGTTAACTTTGTATTCAATTGAAAGCAACTGTATATATTTTTTTCTAATATGAAAGCAAGTGATTTTTTCTTTATATCTGCAAGCAACTGCTTTCTATTTTTAAATTAATGAAAGCAACTGTATTAAATACCAAAAATAGTACATTTAATTGGTCCTTATCAACGGGGGAAAAAATTGGTCCTTTTCAAgactaattttattttttattttttccaatttttcgAAACTAATTTATAGCATGTTTGgtcaatttattattttttttttctttctcaaaagcacttttttccctAACTaggtatttggccaagcttttttttttgtgggggagggggggaggggggaagcttttgggaagaagtagaagcagtttctgagaagcagaaaaaaatggcttcttcccaaaagcaaaaacagaagcagttttgactttttttcttaccaaaaatactcataacaaaatatagtatataccaaaataaccgttaaacctaatatttaggatattaatgtataaatatttcttattatttttaggatagctttctaatGTATAGTGACTTTaagggtgaatgcttttatatgtTGAATGATTTTcttatatatttaacttatattaaaagaattaagtacttttaaattttatttcatattttaattaaataaaataaaaagatttaattatttcctgtaataataaatttttaagattatttttttagttataatattaactattaagtaaatctattcatgtccttattcgtaatttgatactaaGCATTTTCTGAAAAGCTTGGctaaacacaaattattgctcaaaattgcttttcagatggactagtatctatgaacgtgcatTGCTCGTTAATAATggcacgtgatgatttaaacatttatttatatgaagaaataataaaatttaattaatgagataaattttatgtataataaatacaacaatcatctaaatgccggaaaatattattacattagtataatatatgaatttaaaataaaaggacattcttgatatccctcttgaaaatGCAACATACaattgttcgtgcaagaaaatatactGCGGTAAATATAATCTAATATTTAgaatgtttgtccttgtgctttatttgttatatttgcaaaatataaacatattaaaaattattttcacacaaatttaaaaggatattccttagtttcggaagatgacagttgaattcagggataagaatttacttagaagcacattgaccagtatcataatttttgcatgtatgacgttattgtcaaaacttctatataccatatgtgtgctattacataagctattcggcgtatctaaatttttcagtagcatgacagaCATATTATTTTGCAAAATtgacctatatacaatggaagatcaattttaacttagtctattatatatacggtgacactaacatacgtaagagaTAATTAACTTGACAACAAatatgtatggtagaaggccatttagtattaaagtatttaaatattcttcttggtagtaattatttgtatcattttctgctgagtcaaaaactaaaaaatattttatttttattataaaattttgcaatcaaccttttatttagttgatcaacatattcatttctgctagctaagatatctttttattTGTATCATGCAATTTGCACAAATtatgttttaatctaatgataaaaatatttctcttattaaatgcactactattacaattggaattgataaccaagtgttcaggaaaaaccaaattatcttttattggatgttcttagtcgtttccgacacgaagcaagaaaATACTGAATACtagatctgttcttactttatatttcttgtcggttgaatctttttcatttgaggcgagaagtataactttggcaagttAGCTTTTATAGCATCCACTTTTGTCAATTTTGGAACTACCGGTAATACTTGATAGAAATCACCATTGATAAGAACTCTaggcaattatttcgatcgtttgataCTTTGCCATAAGTGGTTCATCCCATATTATGAGTTttactttccttataaatttagcatcatTGCACTGCTTAggtatatttgtgatggttatttaagttgtttgaagaggtatatcaaatctaaagtgagtgGTCTCACAATAAAATCATTTTTGGtgcaccacttgctattattgctaacaatgttatgcctcttgatatgatatttgcaagtaatgcatgacatagaaatattattttgattccgCCGGAGgtatctacaaagaataatctcgttataccagagtcgactctttataatatagtattGAAAGATTGTTCTTGATTAGGATTAGCTTTGATTGTGTTTCCTCAGTCACTTGTATAGCATTATGATTCATAATAATATACTAaactttttactttgtgttctaacgctcttttatggaataaatttatgtatcctaagtttttttttttttaacttgaataagaattttattcatatgatgaatttaaaaaataattgaattggattctcttgctacaTAATtatattaaaagatttaattatttggttttaatataaaaaataatttattttatattgattcagatcttaatattagttcatctcttgttttgaatatttaatcttaattataattttgtccactataaattttattttcaaagagtaaaagattgatatgatatTTCACTTTTACATCTTTATGTTTGtaaaatcattagtggtattgactcttaccaaccattttttttctctttctcacatatttatattcttaaatattttcttagttgttgtttaataattgggtatctttcaatattacacgaaaaattaataaaaaaatattatttggagtatttttttctcaatttcaactctttatgcagttcattaatattactttttatttttggtattggacattatggagtggtaatgtattaccAATATAGAAgattcttataaaattgattttatcaaaccttcctacatatttttaataaaaatttaatagataaaattttagtaattttaaaattttaaatattaaaaatttgcAAAGAAGGTATTGTAAttcaaaaaataggttattgcagttatgtccgttccctatgagttcttccacttaatattttagggctattttggtatattaatattgtatttatgcttttataataaaatagTCTCTCccttttctaaatggatttggacaatataatacattcttaaattaaattagtaataggacattatactATGTTTtagaattaaattagtaataggaatttttaagaagtatatcatAAAAGTAATAAGATTACATGACTAatgatatttacttgttcaattttatatgaattagacaacccgaaagtaattatactaataggattacTAAAgttaatcatgtaggattcctaacgtgtagtattatatcCTAAAACTAATATGATTATAAGACTAATATCTAAAATTCCGGTTATgtacttttattatgagttattatgcttaatattataaggttatttttgtaaatcgatattgtatttatatttttataataatatagaagaTATATAGATAGATTAGCCAAACATAAATTAATTCTCTCcgaaaataattttttcaaaataagctgatttcttCAATTTTGCCAAACACGCTATTAATAAGAAAGTCAAATTTTGAGATGCCCTACTCTACCCGGCCCCTTAATACTATGAACAAAATTGCACACTATCCCCTCCACCCCCATAGCCATTGATTTTACTTCCAGTATAACTCTTTCTCATAATCATTCATTCTTTTTTAATTTCCGAGTCCAGTTTCATGGATTTCCCGGCAAATCGATTCTCCGGCCATATTCCGGCGATTTTTGGTTCCCTACTTAACTCCCTCGGGCGACTTTCACCGGTCACCGGTGATCTCGGTGCAGCATCCGCCGGTGTGATTTTACTCGTAACCGTCGCAATCCCAGGGTTCTTTTACTTTAAGAAAAGCAAAAATAAACCTCAGTTTGATGTCGATCGTGAGTCGACGGAGGCTTCGACGTTTGATCCTCATGTGAATGGTACTAAAATTGTATGCTTTCATCAATTTGTGGTTTTGCCTAATATGTTGTCTTTATCTTTTCTTCTGATCAACTTGTGTACAAATTTACCTCGTTATTTTCACCAAGCTTACACGATGTTGTAGAAATTTACATTCTTTTTTTGCTTGAAGTTGAATAGTGTGATAGTGTGCCGTTTTAGTGTTTTTATTTTTAGCTTTTAGTCTATTGCATCCATGTATGGAAATTAATCGTCTAGTTTTTGTTTTCCCTTTTTATGTTCTTGGGAAATACGGCGATCAGCAAAAAATGTGTACTTTTATATCCCAAGCTTGGTTAAGCACATGTCACCGGTTTGAACCCTGCAGAGAACAAAAAGCCTAGTATTTAAGTGACGAAGGCTAGATGAGCGGCTCATTATCCATTGAGTTCGTGTTTTACTGGCCCTTAGGATTTCTTGgtcataaaaaatatatttttgcctCAAAGTACTTAATAGGGGCTCCTAATTCCCACACAGTGAAATTAGCTATCCAGAGAGTCAGGATAGTGTTTTCTAGGATTTGCTTACAAAACTTTTGTGGAATTTCTGTTGCATTCTATCCGAGTGAATATCACGTCTCAACTGCTTGTTTGAATGATGGTTGTAAGGAGGAGCGTGACGTGTGAGTCTCTTCTTCTTGATGCATGGTTATTTGGTCTAAATAGCATATTCACTTTGCTATTCTTCGTCAAATTTCATCCTTAATCTGTCATAAATTTTATGTGCTTGAACTAAGCTCTTGTCTCATTAGGTAATTGGTAATGTTGGTTGTCGGTATTGATTTTTTGAGGAGTTATAGATCTTGTACATAGGTAGGAAACCATGCTAAAGTGATGCTGCAGAGATGATCTTCATTTTGTTTTCCTTGTTTTTTGCTCTCTGTTAATTTCATACCATGTGATAGAAAACAAAGATTTTGGAAAAGGGTGAAAACAAGAAGCTGATGGGGTATGAGTTGTCATTCCTTTAGAAAAATTGTACCAGAGCCCTACCAATTAAAGAAGTTGAAGTGAGATAATCACATATCAAAAATTAGCGTCTGGATTTGAAATCCTTACTGACTCATGTCACGCAAGGCTCGATAAAATTCAAAATAGTTCCTCTTCAGACATTCTTGAAATTTTACTTCAGTAAGTAATGTTTAGATCTTTTTGATACACCTTCGATGTCTTTACATATTTGCTATTCGAAACTATATTTATCTTTGTTTTCATACCTTTATTTCTCTGTGATCCACATATTTGCTTATGATCATGTCGCAGAATTTGTTGGAGGACGTATAAGTGAGATGCTTGTCCATCGTGATGCGGAATATGCAGAAGAGTTGCAGCTCCAAGAAGCTTTACTAGCCTCACTTTACACTGGTCCAAGCAGCAACTATGCATCTTCATCTATACAAGGAGGACCATTCTTGGCAACAGAGATGTTGAAGCTTGAAAAAGAAGGTGATGGTCAACTTAAAAGCTTCTGTGAGATTTGCTTGGATAACAAAGAAAGTTGGCAGATGTTTAGAAATGAGAGTTGTTCTCATTCCTTCTGTTACGAGTGCACAAGTAAGCATATTATGGCAAGGATTGCAGAAAAGCCAAAAGTTATTGGTTGCCCCGGAGTAAATTGCAGTGCTGCACTT
This region of Nicotiana tomentosiformis chromosome 4, ASM39032v3, whole genome shotgun sequence genomic DNA includes:
- the LOC104088374 gene encoding E3 ubiquitin-protein ligase RSL1-like — protein: MDFPANRFSGHIPAIFGSLLNSLGRLSPVTGDLGAASAGVILLVTVAIPGFFYFKKSKNKPQFDVDRESTEASTFDPHVNEFVGGRISEMLVHRDAEYAEELQLQEALLASLYTGPSSNYASSSIQGGPFLATEMLKLEKEGDGQLKSFCEICLDNKESWQMFRNESCSHSFCYECTSKHIMARIAEKPKVIGCPGVNCSAALDISACRFMIPKEALIRWDESLCQSIIPDSQKLYCPFRDCSALLVNDTGASIQKIKCPLCKRSFCAVCRVPWHPEFTCKEFQKLNAKKGGKEDMVKTLAKKKNWQKCPNCKIFVEKTEGCIHMTCRCEYQFCYKCGSKWTSSHICRKK